A section of the Clostridium omnivorum genome encodes:
- the citE gene encoding citrate (pro-3S)-lyase subunit beta — MERLRRTMMFLPGSNAGMVKDAYIYGADSIMFDLEDAVAITEKDSARFLVYNAIKTIDYGNTELVVRINSLDTPFGRPDIEAMVRAGVDVIRLPKTDSKEDIHAVEAIIEEVERKIGREVGSTRMMAAIESPVGVINAYEIATASKRLIGIALGAEDYVTNMKTKRYPDGMELLGARTQIVIAARAAGIYALDTVYSDVDNEEGFRREVELIKQLGFDGKSVINPRQIKPVHEIYAPTPQEIKKSIDVKRAAKEAEEKGLGVISLNGKMIDKPIVDRAERVLQLASAVGLYKEGESYEK, encoded by the coding sequence ATGGAACGTTTAAGAAGAACTATGATGTTTCTTCCAGGTAGCAATGCTGGAATGGTTAAAGATGCATATATTTACGGAGCAGACTCAATAATGTTTGACTTAGAGGATGCTGTGGCAATAACTGAAAAGGATTCCGCTAGGTTTCTTGTATATAATGCAATAAAGACAATAGACTATGGCAATACTGAATTAGTAGTAAGAATAAATTCATTAGATACTCCTTTTGGAAGACCAGATATTGAAGCTATGGTAAGAGCTGGAGTTGATGTAATAAGACTTCCTAAAACTGATAGTAAAGAAGATATTCATGCAGTAGAAGCTATTATTGAAGAAGTAGAAAGAAAAATTGGAAGAGAAGTAGGAAGTACTAGGATGATGGCTGCTATAGAAAGCCCAGTTGGAGTAATAAATGCCTACGAAATTGCAACTGCTAGTAAAAGGCTTATAGGAATAGCACTTGGAGCAGAAGATTATGTTACTAACATGAAAACTAAGAGATATCCAGACGGTATGGAGCTATTAGGGGCAAGAACTCAAATAGTTATAGCAGCTAGAGCGGCTGGAATATATGCCTTAGATACAGTTTATTCAGATGTTGATAATGAAGAGGGCTTTAGAAGAGAAGTAGAATTAATTAAGCAGCTTGGTTTTGATGGAAAGTCAGTTATAAACCCAAGACAAATAAAACCAGTCCATGAGATATATGCACCTACTCCTCAAGAAATAAAGAAGTCTATAGATGTTAAGAGAGCTGCTAAGGAAGCAGAAGAAAAAGGTTTGGGAGTTATATCATTAAACGGAAAAATGATAGACAAACCTATAGTTGACAGAGCAGAAAGAGTATTACAACTAGCAAGTGCTGTAGGCTTATACAAGGAGGGCGAGAGCTATGAAAAATAG
- the citD gene encoding citrate lyase acyl carrier protein — protein sequence MKIINSSIAGTLESSDIQIMIEPKDEAGIEIELSSSVEKQFGKQVRKVIKETLEAMKIENARVIANDKGALDCTIKARVQCAACRAAGMKENYDWEVLE from the coding sequence ATGAAAATCATAAATAGTTCAATAGCTGGGACTTTAGAATCTAGCGATATCCAAATAATGATTGAACCTAAAGATGAAGCTGGTATTGAAATCGAATTAAGCAGCAGTGTGGAAAAGCAATTTGGAAAACAAGTAAGAAAAGTTATAAAAGAGACTTTAGAAGCAATGAAAATAGAAAATGCCAGAGTAATAGCTAATGATAAGGGTGCATTAGATTGTACAATAAAGGCTAGAGTTCAATGTGCTGCATGTAGAGCAGCTGGTATGAAAGAGAACTATGACTGGGAGGTGCTTGAATAA
- the citG gene encoding triphosphoribosyl-dephospho-CoA synthase CitG: MKSKEEFAHYIASLAQRAILYEVSTTPKPGLVDRDNAGAHRDMDFFTFMASSSVLYKGFYDCTLVGLNFDEVDSTKLLDKVRKPGVQCEKRMFEATNGVNTHKGIIFSLGILCAVVGNMYRKNGTLEFTIEEICEEVKKVAKELTLSDFKGVKDKTVLTHGERLYIEYGYKGIRGEVESGFSSVTKSSIKVLRNWSGHDKLSMNDLFLDVLLNLMAYSEDTNVIIRGGTESLAYVKEASIAFLDAGGMKQPNAKEKLEEMNKDFIKRNISPGGSADLLAVSIFFGILEGKIS; encoded by the coding sequence ATGAAATCTAAAGAAGAATTTGCTCATTATATTGCTTCTTTGGCACAAAGGGCAATACTATATGAGGTTAGTACTACACCTAAACCAGGATTAGTAGACAGGGATAATGCAGGTGCTCATAGAGACATGGACTTTTTTACCTTTATGGCAAGCAGCTCTGTTTTATACAAAGGTTTTTATGATTGTACTTTAGTAGGCTTAAATTTTGACGAGGTTGACAGCACAAAGCTTTTAGATAAGGTTAGAAAGCCAGGAGTTCAATGTGAAAAAAGAATGTTTGAAGCTACTAATGGTGTAAATACGCATAAGGGTATTATATTTTCCTTAGGTATTTTATGTGCCGTTGTAGGAAACATGTATAGAAAAAATGGGACTCTTGAGTTTACAATAGAGGAAATTTGTGAGGAAGTAAAAAAAGTAGCTAAGGAATTAACCCTCAGTGATTTTAAAGGAGTTAAGGACAAAACAGTACTTACCCACGGTGAAAGATTGTATATAGAATACGGATATAAAGGCATACGAGGCGAAGTTGAAAGCGGCTTTAGTAGCGTAACAAAAAGTTCCATAAAGGTGCTAAGAAATTGGAGTGGCCATGACAAGCTGTCTATGAATGATCTTTTCCTGGATGTATTACTAAATCTTATGGCCTACAGCGAAGATACAAATGTGATTATTAGAGGCGGCACGGAAAGTCTTGCATATGTAAAAGAAGCTTCAATAGCCTTCCTAGATGCAGGAGGAATGAAACAGCCTAATGCAAAAGAGAAGCTTGAAGAAATGAATAAGGATTTTATAAAGAGGAATATAAGCCCTGGCGGTTCAGCGGATTTGCTGGCAGTATCCATATTTTTTGGAATATTGGAAGGGAAAATTAGTTAA
- a CDS encoding GntR family transcriptional regulator, giving the protein MINYMDELVKDTNFNQNKPIREVVYESLRRTIISGVIPAGERIVEKEYAERLNISRTPVREALRLLEMEELVEYLPRTGVVVKRISVEDAIEIYKIRHSLEVLASINAMDNITEEEIRDIENLLDITEQKNKEGDVEEVIRLFGVFNTKIYEASRMKRLANMISRLNEYLQRFRNISISENERREKALREHRIILKAIAEKNKDQIDDIIKKHLEDSIEIVIAEMKGK; this is encoded by the coding sequence ATGATAAATTATATGGATGAACTTGTCAAGGATACAAATTTTAATCAAAACAAACCTATAAGAGAAGTGGTATATGAGAGTTTAAGAAGGACTATTATCAGCGGTGTGATTCCTGCTGGTGAAAGAATAGTAGAGAAGGAGTATGCAGAAAGACTAAATATTAGCAGAACTCCTGTAAGGGAAGCTCTTAGACTGCTTGAAATGGAAGAGTTAGTTGAGTACCTGCCAAGAACAGGAGTTGTAGTAAAAAGGATTTCTGTTGAAGATGCAATTGAAATTTATAAGATTAGACATAGTCTTGAAGTACTTGCTTCTATAAATGCTATGGATAATATTACGGAAGAAGAAATAAGAGATATTGAAAATCTTTTAGACATTACAGAGCAGAAGAATAAAGAAGGAGATGTGGAAGAAGTAATAAGGCTGTTTGGTGTGTTCAACACTAAAATTTATGAAGCTAGCAGGATGAAAAGGCTGGCTAACATGATAAGCAGACTTAATGAATACCTTCAGAGGTTTAGAAATATATCCATATCTGAAAATGAAAGAAGAGAAAAGGCTTTAAGGGAACACAGGATAATATTAAAGGCTATAGCTGAAAAGAATAAGGATCAAATAGATGATATAATAAAGAAACATTTAGAGGATTCAATTGAAATTGTTATTGCTGAGATGAAGGGAAAATAA
- a CDS encoding sensor histidine kinase produces MRRLLNKIRKKLYIEKKSVRVLLYIIVTLILIGLTYETYKQYENTIVTQQEQELLDISKSISRSIDVFIDDIEDSMKIVTLDNQFIKEISHIEQGNNANVYSEKLKSYCDAEGTPVKAVFYYDKSGKIITKYPQSANVDNSSIENDLKTAIDTKKTYVGKAFLDESKKSFVVNIYQPVFDGSKFKGIMAASISLDAIYDKLIAPVKIGGKGYAMVKDQKGIIIMHTVQEQVGMDVIETRKQVFPGLDFTELEDLIDKQLKGEEGTALYHSYWWGDNELKKVRKLNAYSPVYFGDYFWIVAITMSYDEVQGPINTFLVKIIGIDFLIIVILYFLLSTFIKMKRTKEEHEKETEYLKMVNETSEQLRKKETELYHSHKLNMIGTLAGGIAHDINNLLTPILGYSELMLMTMPKNNEYYEEIEEIYKASQKGKDLVGQILVFSRKDNGIVKIEPIDINEVVKQSLKLVKSVLPKNVVIKENINEDSGYVIANFTQIHQVIFNLCTNAYQSIKRGQGIIEASLKRVAGTEIDGLSKEKNYVEFIIKDNGCGMDEETKTRIFDPFFTTKAIGEGTGLGLFIVQNIINKYKGIITVESELGSGSCFKVYLPISEEIVSLEESKKDSSLIISKKRILVVDDNEEVVKMLEKSLNHLGYNVITETDSLEALRLFEEDHENIDLVITDYIMPNIKGNELAAHIKKIKKNAGVILITGYIDDDEEKGQHSHIEFIDECISKPIEISKLNEVIVKVMAKFS; encoded by the coding sequence ATGAGAAGATTATTAAATAAGATTAGAAAAAAATTATACATAGAAAAAAAATCTGTAAGGGTTTTATTATATATTATAGTAACGTTAATTTTAATAGGTTTAACTTATGAAACCTACAAGCAATATGAAAATACAATAGTTACTCAGCAGGAGCAGGAGCTTTTGGATATTTCTAAATCCATATCCAGAAGTATTGATGTTTTTATAGATGATATTGAGGATAGCATGAAAATTGTTACCCTTGATAATCAATTTATTAAAGAAATATCACACATTGAGCAAGGAAATAATGCAAATGTCTATAGTGAAAAGCTTAAATCCTATTGCGATGCAGAAGGAACGCCAGTTAAGGCAGTGTTTTATTATGATAAGAGCGGCAAAATTATAACTAAGTACCCTCAGAGTGCTAATGTTGATAACAGCAGTATAGAAAATGACCTTAAAACTGCTATAGACACAAAAAAAACTTATGTTGGAAAGGCATTTTTAGATGAAAGTAAAAAAAGCTTTGTTGTGAACATTTATCAGCCGGTTTTTGATGGAAGTAAGTTTAAAGGAATAATGGCTGCTTCAATAAGTCTAGATGCTATATATGACAAACTTATCGCTCCAGTAAAAATAGGTGGAAAAGGATATGCAATGGTAAAAGACCAAAAGGGTATTATCATTATGCATACAGTTCAAGAGCAGGTGGGAATGGATGTTATTGAAACAAGAAAACAAGTGTTTCCAGGTCTAGATTTTACTGAACTTGAGGATTTAATAGACAAACAGTTAAAGGGGGAGGAAGGTACAGCATTGTATCATTCCTATTGGTGGGGAGATAATGAGCTTAAAAAGGTAAGAAAACTTAATGCTTATTCACCAGTTTATTTTGGTGATTATTTTTGGATTGTAGCAATAACTATGTCTTATGATGAAGTGCAGGGGCCAATAAATACATTTTTGGTTAAAATAATAGGTATAGACTTTTTAATAATTGTAATACTATATTTCTTGCTCTCAACCTTTATTAAGATGAAGAGAACCAAGGAAGAACATGAGAAAGAAACAGAGTATTTAAAAATGGTGAATGAGACTTCTGAGCAGCTGAGAAAAAAGGAAACAGAACTCTATCATTCTCATAAGCTAAACATGATTGGTACACTTGCAGGAGGTATAGCCCATGACATAAATAATCTTCTTACTCCAATACTAGGCTATTCGGAATTAATGCTTATGACTATGCCTAAAAATAATGAATACTATGAGGAGATTGAAGAGATATATAAAGCTTCACAAAAGGGGAAGGATTTAGTAGGACAGATTTTAGTCTTTAGTAGAAAAGATAATGGTATAGTAAAAATAGAACCAATAGATATAAATGAGGTAGTTAAGCAAAGCTTAAAGCTTGTAAAATCAGTGTTACCTAAGAATGTAGTAATAAAAGAAAATATTAATGAAGACTCTGGATATGTTATAGCTAATTTTACTCAGATACATCAGGTTATATTTAATTTATGCACTAATGCATATCAGTCCATAAAGAGAGGTCAGGGTATTATTGAAGCATCTTTAAAGAGAGTGGCTGGAACAGAAATAGATGGCTTGTCTAAGGAAAAAAACTATGTGGAGTTTATTATTAAAGATAATGGCTGCGGAATGGACGAAGAAACTAAAACAAGAATATTTGACCCATTTTTCACTACAAAGGCTATTGGCGAGGGTACAGGACTAGGACTGTTTATAGTTCAAAATATAATCAATAAGTATAAGGGAATCATTACAGTAGAAAGTGAGCTCGGCTCAGGAAGCTGTTTTAAAGTATATTTGCCTATAAGTGAGGAAATTGTTAGCTTAGAGGAAAGTAAAAAAGATAGTAGCCTAATCATCAGCAAGAAAAGAATATTGGTTGTTGATGATAATGAGGAAGTTGTAAAGATGTTAGAAAAAAGCTTAAATCATCTTGGATATAATGTAATTACTGAAACAGACAGCCTTGAGGCATTGAGGCTATTTGAAGAGGATCATGAGAATATTGACTTAGTAATAACGGATTATATTATGCCTAATATTAAGGGAAATGAGCTTGCAGCTCACATTAAAAAAATTAAAAAGAATGCAGGTGTTATACTAATAACAGGCTATATTGACGATGATGAAGAAAAAGGGCAGCACAGCCATATTGAATTTATTGATGAATGTATTTCAAAGCCTATAGAGATTAGTAAGCTTAATGAGGTTATAGTAAAAGTAATGGCAAAATTCTCATAG
- a CDS encoding response regulator transcription factor gives MEQIKILIVEDEEPIRKLVCKILSSQDMVVYQAENGTRGLEMLNNYNFDLVILDILMDDISGYDVAKEIRKHNLQLPIIFLSGKNEDEDIIHGLDLGADSYITKPFSPALLCAKVKSQVKRHREILQEDAHGNYIIRDPFKFDLKTYKLYKNDVEIKLSSKETKLFKFFMEHPNQVFSKEELYQNVWHDILTDDNSIMVYIKYLRNKIEDNPSKPVYIKTVWGIGYQFST, from the coding sequence ATGGAACAAATAAAAATACTTATTGTTGAAGATGAAGAACCCATCAGAAAATTAGTATGTAAAATACTCTCAAGTCAAGACATGGTAGTTTATCAAGCCGAAAATGGAACTCGTGGTCTTGAAATGCTTAATAATTATAATTTTGATTTAGTTATACTGGATATATTAATGGACGATATTTCCGGCTACGATGTTGCAAAAGAAATTAGAAAACATAATTTGCAGCTGCCAATAATATTTCTTAGTGGTAAAAATGAGGATGAGGATATAATACATGGCTTAGATTTAGGTGCTGACAGCTATATTACAAAACCTTTTAGTCCAGCACTACTTTGCGCCAAAGTAAAATCCCAAGTTAAAAGACATAGAGAAATTTTACAGGAAGATGCCCATGGAAATTATATAATTCGTGACCCCTTCAAATTTGATTTAAAAACTTATAAGCTATACAAAAATGATGTAGAAATCAAATTATCTTCTAAAGAAACAAAACTCTTTAAATTTTTTATGGAACACCCAAACCAAGTATTCTCAAAGGAAGAGCTCTATCAAAATGTTTGGCATGATATCCTAACTGATGATAACAGCATTATGGTTTATATAAAATATCTAAGGAATAAGATTGAAGATAACCCTAGTAAACCTGTATATATTAAAACAGTATGGGGTATTGGATATCAGTTTTCTACATAA
- a CDS encoding AbrB family transcriptional regulator: MIQLAITSIIGLIGGLIALRFKVPAGAMVGSMLIVAIFNVITGKAYMPQDVKVITQMAAGAFIGAGIRYKDVMDLRKMIKPAILMVASMITLDTFMGYIMYNITGIDLVTSLFACAPGGIVDMSIISGDLGADSSKVALLQLVRLMSVMTLFPVMMKFISSHISDSKGINDSLEKNDEMENKELCSDMSKSEKKIVQVGNGKKDRAINLTLTLGIAAVFGLAGYKLGVPAGAMTFAMVAVAALNVIFERGYMPLNLRRLTQVFAGVLIGERMTYGDIIALKSVILPAFILLIGIIAVNLLIGFFISRASGLDLITSLLASTPGGVSDMAIIAKDLGGDAPKVAILQLARYVCVIAIFPVLIKLLCT; the protein is encoded by the coding sequence ATGATACAATTAGCTATAACTTCAATTATTGGTCTTATAGGTGGATTAATAGCACTACGTTTTAAAGTGCCAGCAGGAGCTATGGTAGGCTCTATGCTTATAGTAGCAATATTTAATGTAATAACCGGGAAGGCGTATATGCCGCAAGATGTTAAGGTAATTACACAAATGGCAGCTGGGGCATTTATTGGAGCAGGAATTAGATACAAGGATGTTATGGATTTAAGAAAGATGATTAAACCAGCAATTTTAATGGTAGCTTCCATGATAACACTAGATACTTTTATGGGATATATAATGTATAATATAACTGGGATTGATTTAGTTACTTCCTTGTTTGCCTGTGCACCAGGCGGAATAGTGGACATGTCTATTATAAGCGGCGATTTAGGAGCAGATTCTTCTAAAGTAGCACTGCTGCAGCTAGTGAGACTTATGAGTGTAATGACACTATTTCCTGTAATGATGAAGTTTATATCCTCCCATATTTCGGATTCAAAAGGTATAAATGATTCGCTTGAAAAAAATGATGAAATGGAAAATAAAGAGTTATGCTCTGATATGAGCAAAAGCGAGAAAAAAATAGTGCAAGTGGGTAATGGGAAAAAAGACAGGGCAATAAATTTAACACTTACCTTGGGAATTGCTGCCGTTTTTGGATTAGCAGGATATAAGTTAGGAGTTCCTGCAGGGGCAATGACTTTTGCTATGGTGGCCGTAGCTGCCTTAAATGTAATTTTTGAAAGAGGTTATATGCCTTTAAATCTAAGAAGACTTACTCAAGTTTTTGCTGGAGTACTTATAGGAGAAAGAATGACCTATGGAGATATAATAGCACTTAAAAGTGTAATACTTCCAGCATTTATTCTTTTAATTGGTATCATTGCAGTAAATTTATTAATTGGCTTCTTTATTAGCAGAGCCAGCGGATTAGATTTAATTACATCACTTTTAGCAAGTACTCCAGGAGGAGTATCTGATATGGCTATAATTGCAAAGGATCTTGGAGGGGATGCTCCTAAGGTGGCTATTTTGCAACTAGCAAGGTATGTATGTGTAATAGCCATTTTTCCGGTACTTATTAAATTATTGTGCACTTAA
- a CDS encoding LysR family transcriptional regulator gives MDFRELQYILKIAEEKSFSKAAQKLFMAQPSLSQYIQKLEHQLGVKLFDRTTIPLQLTYAGELYVETAKNILDLKDQLTKQMEDIANLKKGRLVIGLSTLRSTYLMPKILPIFYKKFPGIEVILVEDNSSELEKMALKGTIDIAIMTFPIEENLFDYEYIFTEEILVAIPPEHPLKEKIIHDKQSNRPKIKISELSNESFILLKQDQKLHHVATNLCKKAGFKPKIILESESIEAANALVSAGMGVTFIPDSLNLMRLSSPNPIYLSIEDIPLTRELVIAYRKGRYLSKASQEFISIMKETFVVKKH, from the coding sequence ATGGATTTTCGTGAACTTCAGTATATATTGAAAATAGCAGAAGAAAAAAGCTTCTCTAAAGCTGCTCAAAAGCTTTTTATGGCACAACCTTCCCTAAGCCAATATATTCAAAAGCTTGAACATCAATTAGGAGTAAAATTGTTTGATAGAACTACAATTCCCCTTCAGCTTACTTATGCAGGAGAATTATATGTGGAAACAGCTAAGAATATTTTAGATTTAAAAGACCAGCTCACTAAACAAATGGAGGATATAGCAAACTTAAAAAAAGGGCGATTAGTTATTGGACTTTCCACTCTTAGAAGCACCTATCTTATGCCAAAGATACTTCCTATATTTTACAAAAAATTTCCTGGAATTGAAGTAATTCTTGTTGAGGATAACTCTTCTGAACTAGAAAAAATGGCTCTAAAGGGTACTATAGATATTGCTATAATGACTTTTCCTATTGAAGAAAATTTATTTGATTATGAATATATTTTTACTGAAGAAATATTAGTAGCAATTCCACCCGAGCATCCCCTTAAGGAAAAAATAATCCATGATAAGCAGAGTAATCGTCCTAAAATTAAGATTTCTGAATTAAGTAATGAATCTTTTATTTTATTAAAGCAAGATCAAAAGCTTCATCATGTTGCAACAAACTTATGTAAGAAAGCAGGCTTTAAGCCAAAAATCATACTAGAGAGTGAAAGTATTGAAGCAGCTAATGCACTAGTTTCAGCTGGTATGGGCGTTACCTTTATTCCAGATAGCTTAAACCTTATGCGCCTTTCTTCTCCAAATCCAATATACCTATCAATTGAGGATATTCCTCTAACTAGAGAATTAGTAATAGCTTATCGTAAAGGAAGATATCTTTCTAAGGCCTCTCAGGAATTCATAAGTATTATGAAAGAGACTTTTGTAGTAAAAAAACATTAA
- a CDS encoding methylated-DNA--[protein]-cysteine S-methyltransferase, with product MNNISKAYYNSPIGIIEIKGTEEGILSILFEEEIENNEGTVYVSEVVKDCLKQLDEYFTGRRKEFNVNYIFEGTDFQKKVWNALTSIPFGRTATYKDIAEAVGSPKAVRAVGSTNSKNLVSIIVPCHRVIGTNGKLTGYAGGLWRKEWLLNHEKKYSSSNEDNL from the coding sequence ATGAATAACATTAGTAAAGCTTATTATAATTCTCCTATAGGGATTATAGAAATAAAAGGTACAGAAGAAGGAATACTGTCCATTTTGTTTGAAGAGGAAATTGAAAATAATGAAGGAACTGTTTATGTTTCGGAAGTGGTAAAGGATTGTTTAAAACAGCTTGATGAATATTTTACTGGCAGACGTAAGGAGTTTAATGTTAATTATATTTTTGAAGGAACAGATTTTCAAAAGAAGGTATGGAATGCACTAACTAGTATACCATTTGGAAGAACTGCAACTTACAAGGATATTGCTGAAGCTGTAGGAAGTCCTAAGGCAGTAAGGGCTGTAGGGAGCACAAATAGTAAAAACCTTGTAAGTATAATTGTACCTTGTCATAGAGTAATTGGAACTAATGGAAAGCTTACAGGCTATGCAGGCGGACTTTGGAGAAAAGAATGGCTTTTAAACCACGAGAAAAAATATAGTTCTTCAAATGAGGACAATTTATAA